The DNA sequence CGTGCTTGTTCTACGCCGACGTCGCCGAGATCGAGGACCGGTGGGCGGACGAGCGCACCGGCCGGGTGTGGATCCAGGGCGACCTGCACGCCGCGAACTTCGGGACGTACATGGACGGACACGGCTTCCTCGTCTTCGACGTCAACGACTACGACGAGGCCTACCTCGGCCACTTCACCTGGGACCTGCGGCGCATGGCCGCCAGCCTCGCGGTCATGGGCTGGACCAAGGCCCTGTCCGACGACGACATCGCCGGCCTCACCGCCACCTACCTGCGGGCCTACGTCGACCAGGTCCGCACGTTCGTCGAGACCGACCGGGACCACGAGTGGTCGCTGCGGCTGGACACCGCGCGCGGCGCCGTCCACGACGCCCTCCTCACCGCACAGCTGCGCACCCGGGTGGGGCTGCTGGAGAAGCTCACGGTCGTCGACGACTACGCCCGCCGGTTCCGCATCGGTCCCGGCGTGCGCGCGCTCGAGGCCGCCGAGCGAGCGGTCGTGGAGGGGGCCTACCAGGCGTACCTGGAGACCATCCCCGAGTCCAAGCAGCTCGGGAGCCTGACGTACGAGCTCAAGGACGTCGTCGGCAAGGCCGGCTTCGGGATCGGCAGCGCCGGCCTGCCGGCGTACAACCTCCTCGTCGAGGGGCACACGCAGGCGCTGGAGAACGACGTCGTGCTCACCATGAAGCAGGGCGGGGTGCCCGCCGCCAGCCGCATCGCCCCCGACGCGCAGGCGGAGGAGTTCTTCGAGCACCAGGGCCACCGGACGGCCGTGTCGCAGCGCACGCTCCAGGCCTACGCCGACCCGTGGCTCGGGTGGGTGCGGATGGAGGGCGGCGAGCACGACGGCGTGGGCTTCGTCGTCTCCGAGCTCTCGCCCTACGAGGCCGACGTCGACTGGTCCCGCCTGACCGACGTCGACGAGATCGCCGACGTCCTCGAGCAGCTCGGCCGGGCGACGGCCAAGGTGCACTGCGTCTCCGACGTCGACGCCGAGCACGCCCCGCTCGTGGACTTACAGACCGAGGACGCCGTCGCGGACGTGGTCGCCGGCGCGGAGGACGAGCTCGTCGACGACATCGTCTCCTTCGGCCGCGACTACGGCGCGCGTGCCCGCGAGGACCACGCGCTGTTCGTCGACGCCTTCCGCAACGGACGGATCCCGGGCCTGGGGCCCGGCGGCTGATCCCCTGGGCGGAGGACCCGGAGCCGGGACCGCCCGGCGGCTGATCCCCTGGGCGGAGGGCCCGGAGCCGGGACCGCCCGGCGGGTCGCGCCCCCGCGGGACGATGGCCACTTCCGCCCGGGGGGAAGCGGCGGGACCGTGGGGTATGGCCGGTCACGAGAGCCTGACCTTCCTCGGTGGTACGGGGACGGTCACCGGCTCGAAGTTCCTCCTCGAGGGCGGCGGCCACCGTCTCCTCCTCGACTGCGGGCTGTACCAGGGCGAGCGGCAGTGGCGCCGGAAGAACTGGGAGCCCTTCCCCGTCCCGCCGGACACGATCGACGACGTCGTGATCACCCACTGCCACCTCGACCACTGCGGGTACCTGCCCGCCCTCGTGCGGGAGGGCTTCGACGGGCCGGTGTGGATGACCGAGGGCAGCCGCGAGCTCATCGAGATCGTCCTGCGGGACGCCGCCCACCTCCAGGAGCGCGACGCCCAGGACGCCCGCAGCGACGGCTGGTCACGGCACGACCCGCCCCTGCCGCTGTACACGGTGGCCGACGCCGAGCGGTCCTTCGCGCTCTTCCGCGGGCGGCCGTTCGACACCGACACCGAGATCCGACCCGGGACGACGGTGCGTTTCACCCGCGCCGGCCACGTCCTCGGCGCGGCGAGCGTGTCGGTGGCGACCGGAGCCGCGCGGGTGCTGTTCTCCGGCGACCTCGGCCGACCCACCCACCCGGTCCTGCGCCCGCGGGGGACGCCCCCCGGCGCCCGGACCGTGGTCGTGGAGTCCACCTACGGCGACCGCGTCCACCCGGCCGGGACCGGCCACGCTGTCCTCGCCGACGCCATCCGCCGCACGGTCGGCCGCGGCGGGACGGTGCTCATCCCTGCCTTCGCCGTGGACCGTACCGAACTCGTTCTCCACGCCCTGTCGGACCTCACCCGCCGCGGCCTCATCCCGGGGGTGCCGGTCTTCGTCGACAGCCCCATGGCCCTGGCCGCCCTCGACGTCTACCGCCGCGCGGC is a window from the Georgenia muralis genome containing:
- a CDS encoding MBL fold metallo-hydrolase, with the protein product MAGHESLTFLGGTGTVTGSKFLLEGGGHRLLLDCGLYQGERQWRRKNWEPFPVPPDTIDDVVITHCHLDHCGYLPALVREGFDGPVWMTEGSRELIEIVLRDAAHLQERDAQDARSDGWSRHDPPLPLYTVADAERSFALFRGRPFDTDTEIRPGTTVRFTRAGHVLGAASVSVATGAARVLFSGDLGRPTHPVLRPRGTPPGARTVVVESTYGDRVHPAGTGHAVLADAIRRTVGRGGTVLIPAFAVDRTELVLHALSDLTRRGLIPGVPVFVDSPMALAALDVYRRAAARGEMREDVGPDLVDLPALHTAATPEESMALDSAVMPCIIVSASGMASGGRVVHHLRHLLPDRRSCVVLTGYQAVGTRGRALLDGAHELKMHGRYVPVRAEVVLDEEFSVHADAGELVAWLRALPEEPETVYVVHGETAASRALAGRIREELDWTVAVPRPGERVRLD
- a CDS encoding DUF2252 domain-containing protein, with amino-acid sequence MERSERIVDVLTDAFADLMAADPRAFRHKFRAMAADPFAFYRGTACLFYADVAEIEDRWADERTGRVWIQGDLHAANFGTYMDGHGFLVFDVNDYDEAYLGHFTWDLRRMAASLAVMGWTKALSDDDIAGLTATYLRAYVDQVRTFVETDRDHEWSLRLDTARGAVHDALLTAQLRTRVGLLEKLTVVDDYARRFRIGPGVRALEAAERAVVEGAYQAYLETIPESKQLGSLTYELKDVVGKAGFGIGSAGLPAYNLLVEGHTQALENDVVLTMKQGGVPAASRIAPDAQAEEFFEHQGHRTAVSQRTLQAYADPWLGWVRMEGGEHDGVGFVVSELSPYEADVDWSRLTDVDEIADVLEQLGRATAKVHCVSDVDAEHAPLVDLQTEDAVADVVAGAEDELVDDIVSFGRDYGARAREDHALFVDAFRNGRIPGLGPGG